In Streptomyces sp. NBC_00091, the following proteins share a genomic window:
- a CDS encoding TadE/TadG family type IV pilus assembly protein: MRGARNRDADRDRGQVALEFVGMVPLILLLVAAVWECVLIGYAFSLAGNAADEGARAGAVHGDAGSCAAAAGKHISGAWGLQTDCGRSGDIYKATVTLKIPVLYPGLNFGEITGTGGAAMEKEAE; the protein is encoded by the coding sequence ATGCGGGGGGCGCGCAACCGGGACGCGGACCGGGACCGGGGCCAGGTGGCCCTGGAGTTCGTCGGCATGGTCCCCCTGATCCTGCTGCTCGTGGCGGCGGTGTGGGAGTGCGTACTGATCGGCTACGCGTTCTCCCTGGCCGGGAACGCGGCGGACGAGGGCGCGCGGGCGGGGGCGGTGCACGGGGACGCGGGGTCCTGCGCGGCGGCCGCGGGCAAGCACATCAGCGGCGCGTGGGGACTCCAGACCGACTGCGGCCGGTCCGGCGACATCTACAAGGCGACGGTCACGCTCAAGATCCCGGTCCTCTACCCCGGGCTCAACTTCGGGGAGATCACGGGCACGGGCGGCGCGGCGATGGAGAAGGAGGCGGAGTGA
- a CDS encoding TadE/TadG family type IV pilus assembly protein, producing the protein MNRNRRRIRSDRGQVALEYIGFVPILLFVALCGIQLGWIAYVHEQADTAARTAARVEARKGSGGAAAGQAAVRGGLAVAVDISKSADAVTATVTIPINSIVPGLDVSDAKATAVMPNDDPNGARP; encoded by the coding sequence GTGAACCGGAACCGGCGGCGGATCCGCTCCGACCGGGGGCAAGTCGCCCTGGAGTACATCGGCTTCGTGCCGATCCTGCTGTTCGTCGCACTGTGCGGGATCCAGCTGGGCTGGATCGCGTACGTCCACGAACAGGCCGACACGGCCGCCCGCACGGCGGCCCGCGTGGAGGCCCGAAAGGGCTCGGGCGGGGCGGCCGCCGGTCAGGCCGCCGTCCGGGGCGGTCTCGCCGTCGCGGTGGACATCAGCAAGAGCGCCGACGCGGTCACCGCCACCGTGACGATCCCCATCAACTCGATCGTGCCGGGACTGGACGTCTCAGATGCCAAGGCAACGGCCGTCATGCCCAACGACGACCCGAACGGAGCCCGCCCATGA
- a CDS encoding RidA family protein: MSETREKTAVTPDTHAAPPAKFSHGVRKGNILQVAGQVGYLPAVEGQAPTTAGPKLREQTHQTLENVRSVLEAGGAGWDDVMMIRVYLTDTGHFAEMNEIYNAYFEDQGLKEAPAARTTVYVGLPAGLLIEIDALAVLG, translated from the coding sequence GTGAGCGAGACCCGCGAGAAGACCGCCGTCACCCCCGACACCCACGCCGCTCCGCCCGCGAAGTTCTCGCACGGCGTGCGCAAGGGCAACATCCTCCAGGTCGCCGGCCAGGTCGGCTACCTCCCGGCCGTCGAGGGGCAGGCGCCGACCACCGCCGGGCCGAAGCTGCGCGAGCAGACCCACCAGACGCTGGAGAACGTCCGCTCCGTGCTGGAGGCGGGCGGCGCGGGCTGGGACGACGTGATGATGATCCGCGTCTACCTGACCGACACCGGTCACTTCGCCGAGATGAACGAGATCTACAACGCCTACTTCGAGGACCAGGGCCTCAAGGAGGCCCCGGCCGCCCGTACAACGGTCTACGTGGGCCTCCCGGCCGGCCTGCTGATCGAGATCGACGCGCTCGCCGTCCTGGGCTGA
- a CDS encoding glycoside hydrolase family 18 protein has translation MLGAATLTAGGLTALAAGPAQAADINVARNGGFESGIANWSCSGGSGAVVSSPVHSGSGALKATPAGSDNARCSQTVTVKPNSTYTLSTQVQGSYVYLGATGTGTQDVSTWTPGSGGGWQKLSTTFTTGPNTTQVTVYTHGWYGQPAYVVDEFSVFGPDGGGGTDPGPSLPGAPSGAAVSGQSQSGLTLSWNAVSGASGYHLYQDGVRVQTVTGTSAPVSGLAPATSYSFQVSAYNAAGEGPRSAPVTGTTTGGGGTDPNPSVPRHALTGYWQNFNNGATVQKISDVSAQYDIVAVSFADATATPGAIAFNLDSAGLGGYTVAQFKADVAAKKAAGKSVILSIGGEKGTISVNDSASATNLANSAWALMQEYGFSGIDIDLENGLNPTYMTQALRALSAKAGPSLVLTMAPQTIDMQSTQGGYFKTALAVKDILTVVNMQYYNSGAMNGCDGKVYSQGSVDFLTALACIQLEGGLDPSQVGIGVPASPSGAGSGYVSPTVVNNALDCLARGTNCGSFKPSKTYPALRGAMTWSTNWDAKAGSTWSNAVGPKVHGLP, from the coding sequence CTGCTGGGCGCGGCCACCCTCACCGCCGGCGGGCTGACCGCCCTCGCGGCGGGCCCCGCCCAGGCCGCCGACATCAACGTCGCCCGCAACGGCGGCTTCGAATCCGGTATCGCCAACTGGTCCTGCTCCGGCGGCTCGGGGGCCGTCGTCTCCTCCCCCGTCCACTCCGGTTCCGGCGCCCTCAAGGCCACCCCGGCGGGCTCGGACAACGCCCGGTGCAGCCAGACCGTCACGGTCAAGCCGAATTCCACGTACACGCTCAGCACCCAGGTGCAGGGCTCGTACGTCTACCTGGGCGCGACCGGCACCGGCACCCAGGACGTCTCCACCTGGACCCCCGGCTCGGGCGGCGGCTGGCAGAAGCTGTCGACCACCTTCACCACCGGGCCGAACACCACCCAGGTCACCGTCTACACCCACGGCTGGTACGGCCAGCCGGCCTACGTCGTGGACGAGTTCAGCGTCTTCGGCCCGGACGGGGGCGGCGGCACGGACCCCGGCCCGAGCCTGCCGGGCGCGCCCTCCGGGGCCGCCGTTTCCGGCCAGAGCCAAAGCGGGCTCACCCTTTCGTGGAACGCCGTCAGCGGGGCGAGCGGCTACCACCTCTACCAGGACGGGGTGCGCGTCCAGACGGTGACGGGCACCTCCGCCCCGGTCTCCGGGCTCGCGCCCGCCACCTCGTACTCCTTCCAGGTGAGCGCGTACAACGCGGCGGGCGAGGGGCCCAGGTCGGCGCCGGTGACCGGCACCACCACCGGGGGCGGCGGCACGGACCCGAACCCCTCGGTTCCCAGGCACGCCCTGACGGGCTACTGGCAGAACTTCAACAACGGCGCGACGGTCCAGAAGATCTCCGACGTCTCCGCCCAGTACGACATCGTCGCCGTCTCCTTCGCCGACGCCACGGCCACACCCGGCGCCATCGCCTTCAACCTCGACTCGGCGGGCCTCGGCGGCTACACCGTGGCGCAGTTCAAGGCGGACGTCGCCGCGAAGAAGGCGGCCGGCAAGTCGGTCATCCTCTCCATCGGCGGCGAGAAGGGCACGATCTCGGTCAATGACTCCGCCTCCGCCACCAACCTGGCGAACTCCGCCTGGGCCCTGATGCAGGAGTACGGCTTCAGCGGGATCGACATCGACCTGGAGAACGGCCTCAACCCGACGTACATGACCCAGGCGCTGCGCGCCCTGTCGGCGAAGGCGGGCCCCTCGCTCGTCCTGACCATGGCCCCGCAGACCATCGACATGCAGTCCACGCAGGGCGGGTACTTCAAGACGGCGCTGGCCGTGAAGGACATCCTGACGGTCGTGAACATGCAGTACTACAACAGCGGCGCGATGAACGGCTGCGACGGCAAGGTCTACTCGCAGGGGTCGGTGGACTTCCTGACGGCGCTGGCCTGCATCCAGCTGGAGGGCGGCCTCGACCCCTCGCAGGTGGGCATCGGCGTCCCGGCCTCGCCCAGCGGCGCGGGCAGCGGCTACGTCTCCCCCACCGTCGTCAACAACGCCCTGGACTGCCTGGCCCGGGGTACGAACTGCGGCTCCTTCAAGCCCTCGAAGACCTACCCGGCGCTGCGCGGCGCGATGACCTGGTCGACCAACTGGGACGCCAAGGCGGGTAGCACCTGGTCGAACGCGGTGGGTCCCAAGGTCCACGGACTGCCGTAG
- a CDS encoding M14 family metallopeptidase, translating into MRLHNRRRAAVTAALLALALGAPAYGLSATAAPPPTPSTATQDEAIVQYEIQGPSTAAERTALLRTGVSIDEVDARSVVVSADTQQARSLRALGYELSALPGPPDRSERGVAATPMDFPSADSRYHNYAEANAEIDQRIAQYPGIMSKQVIGKSYQGRDLVAIKISDNVATDEAEPEVLFTAHQHAREHLTVEMALYLLKEFGSKYGSDSRVTNAVNGREIWIIPDLNPDGGEYDIATGSYRSWRKNRQPNSGSSYVGTDENRNWNYKWGCCGGSSTSKSSETYRGPAAESAPEVKAVSDFVRGRVVGGKQQITAAIDFHTYSELVLWPFGYTYNDTAPGLTADDLAVYKKIGTSMAASNGYTPEQSSDLYITDGTIDDWLWGNQKIFAYTFEMYPANGGGGFYPPDEVIDRETARNKDAVLQLLENADCMYRSIGKEAQYCA; encoded by the coding sequence ATGCGGCTCCACAACCGCCGAAGGGCCGCGGTCACCGCGGCCCTGCTGGCGCTCGCGCTCGGCGCACCCGCCTACGGCCTGAGCGCGACGGCAGCGCCACCGCCCACCCCCTCCACGGCCACCCAGGACGAGGCGATCGTCCAGTACGAGATCCAGGGCCCCTCCACGGCCGCCGAACGCACGGCCCTGCTGCGCACCGGGGTCTCGATCGACGAGGTGGACGCCCGCTCGGTCGTGGTCAGCGCCGACACCCAGCAGGCCAGGAGCCTGCGCGCGCTCGGATACGAGTTGAGTGCTCTGCCCGGGCCGCCGGACCGGAGCGAGCGGGGCGTCGCGGCGACCCCGATGGACTTCCCGTCGGCCGACTCCCGCTACCACAACTACGCCGAGGCGAACGCGGAGATCGACCAGCGCATCGCCCAGTACCCCGGAATCATGAGCAAGCAGGTCATCGGGAAGTCGTACCAGGGCCGGGACCTCGTGGCGATCAAGATCAGTGACAACGTCGCCACGGACGAGGCCGAGCCCGAGGTGCTCTTCACGGCCCACCAGCACGCCCGTGAGCACCTCACCGTGGAAATGGCCCTGTACCTGCTCAAGGAGTTCGGCTCCAAGTACGGCAGCGACTCCCGGGTCACCAACGCGGTCAACGGGCGCGAGATCTGGATCATCCCGGACCTCAACCCCGACGGCGGCGAGTACGACATCGCCACCGGCTCCTACCGCTCGTGGCGCAAGAACCGGCAGCCCAACAGCGGCTCCTCGTACGTCGGCACGGACGAGAACCGCAACTGGAACTACAAGTGGGGCTGCTGCGGCGGCTCCAGCACCAGCAAGAGCTCCGAGACCTACCGCGGGCCGGCCGCCGAGTCCGCGCCCGAGGTGAAGGCGGTCTCCGACTTCGTCCGCGGCCGGGTGGTCGGCGGCAAGCAGCAGATCACGGCCGCGATCGACTTCCACACGTACAGCGAGCTCGTGCTGTGGCCCTTCGGGTACACGTACAACGACACCGCGCCCGGCCTGACCGCAGACGACCTCGCCGTGTACAAGAAGATCGGCACGAGCATGGCCGCCAGCAACGGCTACACCCCCGAGCAGTCGAGCGACCTGTACATCACCGACGGCACGATCGACGACTGGCTGTGGGGCAACCAGAAGATCTTCGCCTACACCTTCGAGATGTACCCGGCCAACGGCGGCGGCGGCTTCTACCCGCCGGACGAGGTCATCGACCGCGAAACGGCGCGCAACAAGGACGCCGTGCTCCAGCTGCTGGAGAACGCGGACTGCATGTACCGCTCGATCGGCAAGGAAGCCCAGTACTGCGCCTAG
- a CDS encoding CpaF family protein, whose product MSLRSRVNTPDDRHSPREDGRLVSSYRAKLLEEIDLAEMSALAPAERRARLERVLGHIISREGPVLSTAERAQLIRRVVDEALGLGVLEPLLEDASISEIMVNGPDQIFVERSGRVEQLPIRFASHEQLMQTIERIVSTVNRRVDEANPMVDARLPSGERVNVIIPPLSLTGATLTIRRFPRAFTLHEMIALGSLDEQMLLLLSGLVQAKMNLIVSGATGTGKTTLLNALSGLIPEGERVITIEDSAELQLQQAHVIRLESRPANVEGKGQITIRDLVRNSLRMRPDRIIVGEVRGGETLDMLQAMSTGHDGSLATVHANSSSDALMRLQTLASMSEVEIPFEALQDQINSAVNVIVQLTRFGDGSRRITEISILDSHGREPFRITTVCRYIAQPMGADGRVHGYFAYAPLPRRIAERLYMSNQPIPQAFGVAPEDFLDPLTSRTVL is encoded by the coding sequence ATGAGCCTGCGTTCCCGGGTCAACACCCCCGACGACCGCCACAGCCCCCGCGAGGACGGCCGGCTCGTCTCCTCCTACCGTGCCAAGCTGCTGGAGGAGATCGACCTCGCCGAGATGTCCGCGCTCGCGCCCGCCGAGCGCCGGGCGCGCCTGGAGCGCGTACTCGGGCACATCATCAGCCGCGAGGGCCCCGTCCTCTCCACCGCCGAGCGCGCCCAGCTGATCCGCCGCGTCGTCGACGAGGCGCTCGGTCTCGGCGTGCTCGAACCGCTCCTCGAAGACGCCTCCATCTCCGAGATCATGGTCAACGGGCCCGACCAGATCTTCGTCGAGCGCTCCGGCCGGGTCGAACAGCTCCCGATCCGCTTCGCCTCGCACGAGCAGCTGATGCAGACCATCGAGCGCATCGTCTCCACCGTCAACCGCCGCGTGGACGAGGCCAATCCGATGGTCGACGCGCGCCTGCCCAGCGGGGAGCGCGTCAACGTCATCATCCCGCCGCTCTCGCTCACCGGCGCGACGCTCACCATCCGCCGCTTCCCGCGGGCCTTCACCCTGCACGAGATGATCGCCCTGGGCTCCCTCGACGAGCAGATGCTGCTCCTGCTCTCCGGCCTCGTCCAGGCCAAGATGAACCTGATCGTCTCCGGCGCCACCGGCACCGGCAAGACCACCCTCCTCAACGCCCTCTCCGGCCTGATCCCGGAGGGCGAGCGCGTCATCACCATCGAGGACTCCGCCGAACTCCAGCTCCAGCAGGCGCACGTCATCCGCCTCGAATCCCGCCCGGCGAACGTGGAGGGCAAGGGGCAGATCACCATCCGCGACCTCGTACGCAACTCCCTGCGCATGCGCCCCGACCGCATCATCGTCGGCGAGGTCCGCGGCGGCGAGACCCTCGACATGCTCCAGGCCATGTCCACCGGCCACGACGGCTCCCTCGCGACCGTCCACGCCAACAGTTCCTCGGACGCCCTGATGCGCCTCCAGACGCTCGCCTCCATGTCGGAGGTCGAGATCCCCTTCGAGGCGCTCCAGGACCAGATCAACAGCGCCGTCAACGTCATCGTCCAGCTCACCCGCTTCGGCGACGGCTCGCGCCGCATCACGGAGATCTCCATCCTCGACTCCCACGGCCGAGAGCCGTTCCGGATCACCACGGTCTGCCGTTACATCGCCCAGCCCATGGGAGCCGACGGGCGCGTGCACGGCTACTTCGCCTACGCCCCCCTGCCCCGCCGGATCGCGGAGCGCCTCTACATGAGCAACCAGCCGATCCCCCAGGCCTTCGGGGTCGCCCCCGAGGACTTCCTCGACCCGCTCACCTCCCGGACCGTCCTGTGA
- a CDS encoding AAA family ATPase: MTTRILPAAGDPDAARSIVALLSQLPDAEPAPPVPDSTHLLDTLGRMAAESIDELPEVVLVHERIGPVPALELIREVALRFPAVGVVLLSSDAGPGLFSAAMDSGARGLISLPLSYEELAARVQAAALWSVGVRRHLGRGAEVYSGPGGRVVTVTGAKGGVGTTFTAVQFALAAAASGRRTALVDLDLQAGDVGSYLDVQFRRSIADLAGIQDISPRVLQDAVYEDRTGLALLLAPAEGERGEEVDERATRHVISALRARYELVVIDCGTQVTGANAAAVEQADVAVLVTTPDVVAVRAAKRMVRMWERLQVRKAEDTAMVVNRWSKHTEIQPSLIEKITKTRPVRTTVPAAFKELQAVVDAGRVQDLDNRSTVKQALWAVAGELGLLSAAPSREKQPAASAAAGTALAVRAAGPVARLRRGREG, from the coding sequence ATGACCACCCGAATCCTGCCCGCGGCGGGCGACCCGGACGCCGCCCGCTCCATCGTGGCCCTGCTCAGCCAGCTGCCGGACGCCGAGCCCGCCCCTCCCGTGCCCGACTCCACCCACCTCCTGGACACCCTGGGCCGCATGGCCGCGGAGTCCATCGACGAACTCCCCGAGGTGGTCCTGGTCCACGAGCGGATCGGCCCCGTCCCCGCCCTGGAACTCATCCGCGAAGTCGCCCTGCGCTTCCCGGCGGTGGGCGTGGTCCTGCTCTCCTCCGACGCCGGGCCCGGGCTCTTCTCCGCCGCGATGGACTCCGGCGCGCGGGGCCTGATCAGCCTGCCCCTCTCGTACGAGGAACTCGCCGCCCGCGTCCAGGCCGCCGCCCTGTGGTCCGTGGGCGTACGCCGCCACCTGGGCCGGGGCGCGGAGGTGTACTCCGGCCCGGGCGGCCGGGTGGTCACCGTCACCGGGGCCAAGGGCGGCGTCGGCACCACCTTCACCGCCGTCCAGTTCGCGCTCGCGGCGGCCGCCTCGGGGCGGCGTACCGCCCTCGTGGACCTCGACCTCCAGGCCGGGGACGTCGGCTCCTACCTCGACGTGCAGTTCCGCCGCTCCATCGCCGACCTCGCCGGCATCCAGGACATCTCGCCGCGGGTCCTCCAGGACGCCGTGTACGAGGACCGCACGGGACTGGCGCTGCTGCTGGCCCCGGCGGAGGGGGAGCGGGGCGAGGAGGTCGACGAGCGGGCGACCCGGCACGTCATCAGCGCCCTGCGGGCCCGCTACGAGCTGGTCGTCATCGACTGCGGGACCCAGGTGACCGGCGCCAACGCCGCCGCCGTGGAACAGGCGGACGTGGCCGTACTGGTCACCACCCCCGACGTGGTCGCCGTACGGGCGGCGAAGCGGATGGTCCGCATGTGGGAGCGGCTCCAGGTGCGCAAGGCGGAGGACACCGCGATGGTGGTCAACCGCTGGAGCAAGCACACCGAGATCCAGCCCTCGCTGATCGAGAAGATCACCAAGACCCGGCCCGTCCGCACCACGGTCCCCGCCGCCTTCAAGGAACTCCAGGCCGTCGTGGACGCGGGCCGGGTGCAGGACCTCGACAACCGCTCGACGGTGAAGCAGGCCCTGTGGGCGGTGGCGGGGGAGCTGGGACTGCTCTCGGCCGCCCCCTCCCGCGAGAAGCAGCCGGCCGCCTCCGCCGCTGCCGGAACGGCCCTCGCCGTCCGCGCGGCCGGCCCGGTGGCCCGGCTGCGGCGCGGCCGGGAGGGCTGA
- the cpaB gene encoding Flp pilus assembly protein CpaB: MNSRQRRGVILLLLSVLCALAAFAGVLVVIGDVNSKVGAEVVAYRVKGDIAPYSALTAGQFEEVKVPKRWLSDTAVDDLGALQGKIALTTLKKGSLLQSDMFVDQPKLQAGEQEIAIMIDAATGVAGKITSGAKVNIIATFKGAKETDPSRSVIIVANARVLGVGKLTALDKDSDRKGPAEAVPITFALNTKDTQRVAYAESFAEHVRLALVAPGTDSAPSAADRTYTLDGDK, encoded by the coding sequence ATGAACTCACGCCAGCGCCGCGGCGTCATCCTGCTCCTGCTGTCGGTCCTGTGCGCCCTCGCCGCCTTCGCCGGGGTCCTCGTGGTCATCGGCGACGTCAACTCCAAGGTCGGGGCCGAGGTCGTCGCGTACCGCGTCAAGGGCGACATCGCACCGTACAGCGCCCTCACCGCCGGCCAGTTCGAGGAGGTGAAGGTCCCCAAGCGGTGGCTGTCCGACACCGCCGTCGACGACCTCGGCGCCCTCCAGGGCAAGATCGCGCTCACCACCCTGAAGAAGGGCTCCCTGCTCCAGAGCGACATGTTCGTCGACCAGCCGAAGCTCCAGGCCGGGGAGCAGGAGATCGCCATCATGATCGACGCGGCCACCGGCGTGGCCGGCAAGATCACCTCGGGCGCCAAGGTCAACATCATCGCCACCTTCAAGGGCGCCAAGGAGACCGACCCCTCCCGCTCGGTGATCATCGTCGCCAATGCCCGCGTCCTGGGCGTCGGCAAGCTCACCGCCCTCGACAAGGACAGCGACCGCAAGGGCCCCGCCGAGGCGGTCCCGATCACCTTCGCCCTCAACACGAAGGACACCCAGCGCGTCGCCTACGCCGAGTCCTTCGCGGAACACGTCCGCCTGGCCCTCGTGGCCCCCGGCACCGACTCGGCCCCCAGCGCGGCCGACCGCACGTACACCCTCGACGGGGACAAGTGA
- a CDS encoding transposase codes for MQAAQAQRRFRGKNKAPKWKKPEDGQVSVMVLPLAVTDPADLARLETLLGSMRSVKRAVHRDARAKVDAYWAAKNERDEHGAKAVRERLGLSREALERCAYKHLESSGHLKHHVSKAMAMHMADEVWNGVQRHLFPDNSGKRHGRPKAGRWHDYTRIPGRARSHTTDRKWETFRLVGTLDGHTMAYTGSDRHTLLQPSRMPVPAAPSGVVPTGKATASGKPGTRKATWWDHTGPLAVVFAGGPDSHAGDLVFPVRIPQQPGQWKRVEHFLANSGRWHKVDLVRRRKASAPGGWVYEAHLMILGPGYTAPAVRQMRERAAALDRIGGVDGNVSNISVVSFPASITPVDGAPASTEITLSPEERALLEREAKNRRGRARALERSRRATNTAQYGLSKKQAKRAERRAEEGLKPKAVSVPGGSRASRSDGVPKQAFHRDRLSTGHRKLRARQAEAAASAADRRGHRARLLARQIVAAHGPVLVVEDCDISTWYRLWGKRLSQTTPGLLIAALAAFVRFTDAGDPKTAYLDTAASRHAQIVFAQGLEEALRESTTQNRTTARGAGRVAVPRQRRGTSAPRTTAWRSRATPDETRPVRDHAGKPGHRPGCSPRLTFWRITGQVLANCSSCSPDTPYR; via the coding sequence ATGCAGGCTGCCCAGGCGCAGCGGAGGTTCCGGGGGAAGAACAAGGCCCCGAAGTGGAAGAAGCCCGAGGACGGGCAGGTGTCGGTGATGGTGCTTCCGCTGGCCGTCACGGACCCCGCCGACCTGGCCCGGCTGGAGACGCTGCTCGGCTCCATGCGGTCGGTCAAGCGGGCCGTCCACCGTGATGCCCGCGCCAAGGTCGATGCTTACTGGGCCGCCAAGAACGAGCGTGACGAGCACGGGGCGAAGGCCGTGCGGGAACGTCTCGGCCTGTCCCGTGAGGCCCTGGAGCGGTGTGCGTACAAGCACCTCGAATCCTCCGGGCACTTGAAGCACCACGTCTCGAAGGCCATGGCGATGCACATGGCCGACGAGGTGTGGAACGGCGTCCAGCGCCACCTGTTCCCCGACAACTCGGGCAAGCGGCACGGCCGTCCGAAGGCCGGCCGCTGGCACGACTACACCCGCATTCCCGGCCGCGCCCGCTCCCACACCACCGACCGCAAGTGGGAGACCTTCCGCCTGGTCGGCACCCTCGACGGCCACACCATGGCCTACACCGGCAGCGACCGGCACACCCTGCTACAGCCCAGCCGGATGCCGGTCCCGGCGGCACCTTCAGGCGTCGTGCCCACGGGCAAGGCCACGGCGTCGGGGAAGCCGGGCACCCGGAAGGCGACGTGGTGGGATCACACCGGTCCGCTCGCCGTGGTGTTCGCGGGTGGCCCCGACTCCCACGCGGGTGACCTCGTATTCCCGGTGCGCATCCCCCAGCAGCCCGGCCAGTGGAAGCGTGTCGAACACTTCCTCGCCAACTCCGGCCGCTGGCACAAGGTCGATCTCGTACGCCGCCGCAAAGCATCCGCGCCGGGCGGCTGGGTGTACGAGGCGCACCTGATGATCCTCGGCCCCGGCTACACCGCTCCCGCCGTGCGGCAGATGCGCGAGCGGGCCGCCGCCCTGGACCGGATCGGCGGGGTGGACGGCAACGTCTCCAACATCTCCGTCGTCTCCTTCCCCGCCAGCATCACACCGGTTGATGGCGCCCCTGCTTCCACGGAGATCACCCTCAGCCCCGAGGAACGGGCGCTGCTGGAGCGGGAAGCGAAGAATCGGCGGGGCCGTGCGCGAGCCTTGGAGCGCTCCCGCCGGGCCACCAATACCGCGCAGTACGGCCTGTCGAAGAAGCAGGCCAAGCGCGCCGAGCGCCGGGCGGAAGAGGGGCTCAAGCCGAAGGCCGTCAGTGTGCCCGGCGGTTCCCGTGCTTCTCGCTCCGACGGTGTGCCCAAGCAGGCGTTCCACCGTGACCGGCTCTCCACTGGTCACCGGAAGCTGCGCGCCCGACAGGCCGAAGCCGCTGCCTCAGCCGCCGACCGCCGGGGCCACCGCGCCCGCCTCCTCGCCCGGCAGATCGTCGCCGCCCACGGCCCCGTGCTCGTTGTGGAGGACTGCGACATCAGCACTTGGTACCGGCTCTGGGGAAAGCGTTTGTCCCAGACCACGCCCGGCCTGCTCATCGCCGCCCTCGCGGCGTTCGTCCGCTTCACCGACGCGGGCGACCCCAAGACCGCGTACCTGGACACTGCCGCGTCCCGACACGCACAGATCGTTTTCGCACAAGGGCTGGAAGAAGCCCTGCGGGAGTCAACCACACAGAACCGGACCACCGCTCGCGGTGCTGGTCGCGTGGCAGTCCCACGGCAACGCCGTGGAACCTCTGCTCCCCGAACTACCGCATGGCGGTCCCGAGCGACCCCGGATGAGACACGCCCTGTGCGTGACCACGCCGGAAAGCCCGGACACCGCCCCGGCTGCAGCCCGCGACTCACCTTCTGGAGAATTACGGGTCAAGTCTTAGCGAACTGCTCGAGCTGCTCCCCTGATACGCCGTACCGCTGA
- a CDS encoding amino acid deaminase has product MGSDAVRRLADEPVDHRFKGLPPDAGPAGLTVGELAAQKRDLYTGGFTTPVLTLDADALAHNLEVLGTYAGRHGLGFAPHGKTCMAPQLFERQLEHGAWGITAAVPHQARVYRAFGIRRIFLANELVDPAALRWVAAELAADPGFRFVCYVDSVRGVRLMDRALQGQPAVLDVVVELGAGEGARTGARTDEDCRAVADAVAATDTLRLVGVAGYEAEVPDADPDGVHAWLRRLTALAAEFDGAGRFAPDVEEIVVSAGGSAWFDAVADVFAAIPELSRPVLKLLRSGAYVSHDHGWYTRLTPFNRIPEEGGLRPAFRLWTQVVSRPSPTQAFVNAGKRDIAYDLGLPEAELVRDALTGEERPATGVRVVKLSDQHAWLETASSEDVQVGDWVALGMSHPCTIFEKWPLIPVVEADGTVSDYVRTFF; this is encoded by the coding sequence ATGGGCAGCGACGCAGTCCGACGGCTCGCCGACGAACCGGTCGACCACCGGTTCAAGGGCCTCCCCCCGGACGCCGGACCGGCCGGCCTCACCGTCGGCGAGCTCGCCGCCCAGAAGCGCGACCTGTACACCGGCGGGTTCACCACCCCCGTCCTGACCCTCGACGCCGACGCGCTCGCGCACAACCTCGAGGTCCTCGGCACCTACGCCGGCCGCCACGGCCTCGGCTTCGCGCCCCACGGCAAGACCTGCATGGCCCCGCAGCTCTTCGAGCGGCAGCTCGAGCACGGCGCCTGGGGCATCACCGCCGCCGTCCCCCACCAGGCCCGCGTCTACCGGGCCTTCGGGATCCGGCGCATCTTCCTCGCCAACGAGCTCGTCGACCCCGCCGCCCTGCGCTGGGTCGCCGCCGAGCTCGCCGCCGACCCCGGCTTCCGGTTCGTCTGCTACGTCGACTCCGTGCGCGGGGTCCGGCTCATGGACCGGGCCCTCCAGGGGCAGCCCGCCGTCCTGGACGTGGTGGTCGAGCTCGGCGCCGGCGAAGGGGCCCGCACGGGCGCCCGTACCGACGAGGACTGCCGGGCCGTCGCCGACGCCGTCGCCGCCACCGACACCCTGCGCCTCGTCGGCGTCGCCGGCTACGAGGCCGAGGTGCCGGACGCCGACCCGGACGGCGTCCACGCCTGGCTGCGCCGGCTCACCGCGCTCGCCGCCGAGTTCGACGGGGCCGGGCGGTTCGCCCCCGACGTCGAGGAGATCGTCGTCAGCGCGGGCGGCTCGGCCTGGTTCGACGCCGTCGCCGACGTCTTCGCCGCGATCCCGGAACTGTCCCGGCCGGTCCTCAAGCTGCTGCGCTCCGGCGCGTACGTCTCCCACGACCACGGCTGGTACACCCGCCTGACCCCCTTCAACCGGATCCCCGAGGAGGGCGGGCTGCGCCCCGCCTTCCGGCTGTGGACCCAGGTCGTCTCCCGCCCCTCCCCCACCCAGGCCTTCGTCAACGCCGGCAAGCGGGACATCGCCTACGACCTCGGCCTGCCCGAGGCCGAGCTGGTCCGCGACGCCCTCACCGGCGAGGAGCGGCCCGCCACCGGCGTCCGGGTGGTCAAACTGTCCGACCAGCACGCCTGGCTGGAGACCGCCTCCTCCGAGGACGTGCAGGTCGGGGACTGGGTGGCGCTCGGCATGTCGCACCCCTGCACCATCTTCGAGAAGTGGCCGCTGATCCCGGTCGTGGAGGCCGACGGAACGGTCAGTGACTACGTCCGGACGTTCTTCTAA